The proteins below come from a single Methanolobus chelungpuianus genomic window:
- a CDS encoding 50S ribosomal protein L37ae, whose translation MAKKYTKKGRVTRSAGRFGVRYGRKDRKLVADLEEKMRMPHICAKCARPTVSRVGTGIWKCAKCDYTFAGGTYIPQTSVGKTVTRLVRKATEQIA comes from the coding sequence ATGGCAAAGAAATATACGAAGAAAGGGCGTGTAACCAGATCAGCAGGCAGGTTTGGTGTACGATATGGTAGAAAAGACCGTAAACTGGTTGCGGATCTTGAAGAGAAGATGCGCATGCCTCATATTTGTGCAAAGTGTGCACGTCCGACAGTGAGCAGGGTAGGAACTGGCATATGGAAATGCGCAAAATGTGATTACACATTTGCAGGCGGCACATACATACCGCAGACCAGCGTTGGTAAAACCGTTACTCGCCTTGTCAGGAAAGCCACTGAACAGATAGCTTAA
- a CDS encoding DNA-directed RNA polymerase subunit P yields the protein MDYKCTRCKRNVEIDYEYTGIRCPYCGHRILVKERPTTIKRIKAE from the coding sequence ATGGATTACAAGTGCACAAGATGCAAACGGAATGTTGAGATCGACTATGAGTATACAGGTATCCGCTGCCCTTACTGCGGGCACAGGATACTTGTGAAAGAGCGACCGACAACTATCAAGCGCATCAAAGCAGAGTAG
- a CDS encoding rRNA maturation protein → MLITSSRKPSASTRTLCKLLASFFDSDYVNRGKMGMGEVLASSHGSPLLIVGEYHGNPGNISIYDPEGFCALSANVILVPSASPYPRSRGAVPVVAGEGDLAQALSGMLLLENVKAPQGSRVLTVWEDRMDFIEGDSTLFNLKVKSYRIYEGDSP, encoded by the coding sequence ATGCTTATCACTTCTTCTCGCAAACCCTCTGCCAGTACGCGTACTTTATGTAAGCTTCTGGCATCCTTTTTTGACAGTGATTATGTCAACCGTGGTAAGATGGGTATGGGTGAGGTCCTGGCCAGCTCTCATGGTTCTCCGCTTCTTATAGTGGGAGAGTATCACGGCAATCCAGGCAATATCAGCATATACGATCCTGAAGGATTTTGCGCATTATCTGCTAATGTTATTCTGGTGCCATCAGCGAGCCCTTATCCCCGCTCCAGGGGTGCGGTGCCTGTTGTGGCAGGTGAGGGTGACCTTGCACAGGCTTTATCAGGCATGCTTCTGCTGGAGAATGTAAAAGCACCTCAGGGTTCCCGGGTTCTCACAGTCTGGGAGGACAGGATGGATTTCATTGAAGGGGATAGCACCCTTTTCAACCTGAAGGTCAAAAGTTACCGGATATATGAGGGTGATTCACCCTGA
- a CDS encoding KEOPS complex subunit Pcc1, with product MRLESVFETVHADAVLRSLEPELETPVTERSRMEMRADGSGLHLVINADDIISMRSSLNTWLRLVQVACEVASLQEELAD from the coding sequence CTGCGCCTGGAATCCGTGTTTGAGACTGTCCATGCAGATGCTGTTCTCAGATCCCTTGAGCCGGAGCTTGAAACCCCGGTCACTGAGCGGTCCAGGATGGAAATGAGGGCTGACGGATCCGGCCTGCACCTTGTTATAAATGCTGACGACATAATCTCCATGCGTTCGTCCCTGAACACCTGGCTGCGCCTGGTACAGGTGGCCTGTGAAGTGGCTTCCCTGCAGGAAGAGCTTGCTGATTGA
- a CDS encoding prefoldin subunit beta, whose translation MSTQIPPQIQNQLAQLQQVQQQAQSLAMQKAQMESLQNESRVALEELEKLSDDAVIYRTVGELHIKAGKEETIAQLKEKVETLSLRLQSISRQEERISKRFTQLQEQLEQSMGKQAQ comes from the coding sequence ATGAGTACGCAAATACCCCCACAGATACAGAACCAGTTAGCACAGTTGCAGCAGGTTCAGCAACAGGCGCAATCACTTGCTATGCAGAAGGCACAGATGGAATCCCTGCAGAACGAGTCACGGGTGGCGCTTGAAGAGCTTGAGAAACTTTCAGATGATGCAGTTATCTACAGGACTGTCGGGGAACTCCATATCAAGGCTGGCAAGGAAGAGACTATTGCCCAGCTTAAGGAGAAAGTGGAAACACTATCATTGAGGCTGCAGTCCATATCCAGACAGGAGGAACGTATCTCCAAGCGCTTTACGCAACTTCAGGAACAACTTGAGCAGTCCATGGGGAAGCAGGCACAGTAA
- a CDS encoding DHH family phosphoesterase yields the protein MQVEELEFYNRLLDYQNILYLCHRNADPDAVSSAFALSEAIGGTIGLVDGCNRVASLLIDKLKIKVVERPDPSEYDITLVVDTSTISQLNDIKLGKYCVIDHHATTALIENADFYLHRHATSTAEMVFGILKIMGAPIMRRTALGLMTGIITDTGHFKHATAETFRTVSEIVDASGVEYAEVLEMMATTPQDISMRIAMLKCATRANIERVEDWLIVDSHVNSFGGAASSMFLNIGADIALIGTSRDNNVRVSGRAKREAVSAGVNLGKIMEDISSSYTGTGGGHAGAAGIDVVADMDVIVEECKGRIREVLKGKPNPSICPAVLQEDPE from the coding sequence ATGCAAGTTGAAGAACTGGAGTTTTACAACCGGCTTCTGGACTATCAGAATATCCTTTATTTGTGCCACCGTAATGCCGACCCGGATGCAGTGAGCAGTGCTTTTGCCCTTTCTGAGGCTATCGGCGGGACTATAGGACTTGTTGATGGCTGCAACAGGGTCGCTTCTCTTTTGATAGACAAACTGAAGATAAAAGTAGTGGAAAGACCGGACCCTTCCGAGTATGATATCACGCTGGTCGTGGATACGTCCACCATTTCCCAGCTGAACGATATCAAACTGGGAAAATACTGTGTCATAGATCATCATGCCACTACTGCTCTTATAGAGAATGCCGATTTCTACCTGCACCGTCATGCCACGTCCACCGCAGAGATGGTCTTTGGCATCCTCAAGATAATGGGGGCTCCCATCATGCGCAGGACTGCACTGGGGCTCATGACCGGCATAATTACCGATACAGGCCACTTCAAGCATGCCACTGCCGAGACCTTCAGGACGGTATCTGAGATCGTGGATGCAAGCGGGGTGGAGTATGCAGAGGTCCTTGAGATGATGGCTACAACACCGCAGGACATATCCATGCGTATAGCCATGCTCAAGTGTGCTACAAGAGCTAACATCGAGCGCGTGGAGGACTGGCTTATAGTGGATTCGCATGTGAACTCTTTCGGAGGGGCGGCTTCTTCTATGTTCCTTAACATAGGTGCCGATATAGCTCTCATAGGCACATCAAGGGATAACAATGTAAGGGTCAGTGGCAGGGCCAAGCGCGAGGCTGTCAGCGCCGGAGTCAATCTCGGAAAGATAATGGAGGATATAAGCTCCAGCTATACCGGGACAGGAGGAGGCCATGCAGGTGCCGCCGGGATAGATGTTGTGGCTGATATGGATGTCATTGTTGAAGAATGCAAGGGCAGGATACGGGAAGTATTGAAAGGAAAACCCAATCCTTCAATATGTCCCGCTGTCCTGCAGGAAGATCCTGAATAA
- a CDS encoding phenylacetate--CoA ligase family protein, with translation MREYWNPWIERMPVSELEKIQEKKLCDLVNYVYRHSGFYRKRFDEAGVDPGEIKTLADLKKLPFTYKSDLRDTYPTGMFCVPNEQLVRFHVSSGTTGKPTVVGYTQNDIDVWTTSLARAMTSIGVGRGDIVQVGYGYGLFTGGLGAHYGAEEVGATVLPVSSGNTERQIELMQDLGSTVIACTPSYFLFMNEVANNLGVSIKNNTQMRVGIFGAEPWTEEMRKRIEESTGIKAYDIYGTSELSGPLFTECMYQEGIHVWADQFLIEIIDPVTGEQLPDGERGELVITTLAKEALPLIRYRIGDITVINRDECRCGRTHPRIMRVLGRVDDMLIIRGINVFPGQIEAVLMKIPQVGEHFMIVVDRVNELDVMKVQIEMTDEAFSDKVNDIMVLEAKVSSALKHVLNLAVKVELVEKGSLPRSMGKAKRVIDNRKL, from the coding sequence ATGAGAGAGTACTGGAACCCATGGATAGAAAGAATGCCTGTTTCCGAACTGGAAAAGATACAGGAGAAAAAGTTATGTGACCTGGTGAACTATGTTTACCGGCATTCGGGCTTTTATAGGAAGCGATTTGATGAAGCGGGCGTGGACCCCGGGGAAATAAAGACCCTTGCGGACCTTAAGAAGCTCCCGTTCACCTACAAGAGTGACCTGCGGGACACCTATCCCACAGGCATGTTCTGCGTGCCTAACGAACAGCTTGTACGCTTCCATGTATCGTCCGGGACTACGGGGAAGCCTACCGTTGTAGGTTATACCCAGAACGACATCGATGTATGGACCACATCCCTTGCACGGGCCATGACATCCATCGGTGTGGGAAGGGGCGATATCGTCCAGGTGGGTTACGGTTACGGTCTTTTTACAGGAGGTCTTGGCGCCCACTACGGTGCTGAGGAGGTTGGTGCCACCGTTCTCCCGGTCAGTTCAGGCAATACCGAAAGGCAGATCGAGCTGATGCAGGACCTCGGGTCAACAGTGATTGCATGCACACCTTCATATTTCCTTTTCATGAACGAGGTTGCTAACAATCTGGGTGTCAGCATAAAGAATAACACCCAGATGCGGGTGGGTATCTTCGGTGCGGAACCCTGGACAGAGGAAATGAGGAAGAGGATCGAGGAGTCCACGGGAATAAAGGCATACGATATCTATGGTACTTCGGAACTGAGTGGTCCTCTCTTCACAGAATGCATGTACCAGGAAGGCATACATGTGTGGGCAGACCAGTTCCTCATCGAGATCATCGATCCGGTAACGGGAGAGCAGCTACCCGACGGCGAGCGCGGGGAACTTGTCATCACGACCCTCGCCAAGGAAGCTCTGCCTCTCATCAGGTACAGGATAGGAGACATCACTGTGATCAACAGGGATGAGTGCAGGTGCGGAAGGACCCACCCGCGTATAATGCGCGTGTTGGGCCGTGTGGACGACATGCTCATCATCAGGGGTATCAATGTGTTCCCCGGACAGATCGAGGCCGTGCTCATGAAGATACCCCAAGTTGGGGAGCACTTCATGATCGTTGTTGACAGGGTCAATGAGCTTGATGTCATGAAGGTCCAGATAGAGATGACTGATGAGGCTTTCAGCGACAAGGTCAATGATATAATGGTTCTTGAAGCCAAGGTATCATCCGCCCTGAAGCACGTGCTCAACCTTGCCGTAAAGGTGGAACTTGTTGAGAAGGGCAGCCTGCCACGTTCCATGGGCAAGGCCAAGAGGGTCATAGACAACAGGAAATTATAA
- a CDS encoding ACT domain-containing protein yields the protein MEDKIIKQISLFAENKPGRLANIASNFRKSGINIRAFTIAEAGDFGIIRMVVDRPDDAHEVLHNAGFTVSETNVLGVEMEDVPGGLGKIADVLGERSINIDYAYAFVTKTEKALLILRVNDIEGAILVLQGAGIRLVDMADVQQI from the coding sequence ATGGAAGATAAGATAATAAAACAAATTTCCCTGTTCGCTGAGAACAAGCCGGGCCGTCTTGCCAATATTGCCAGCAACTTCCGCAAGTCCGGCATCAATATAAGGGCTTTCACAATAGCCGAAGCCGGAGACTTCGGGATCATCAGGATGGTCGTTGACAGGCCTGACGATGCACATGAAGTGCTGCATAATGCGGGTTTCACAGTATCTGAGACCAACGTTCTCGGCGTTGAGATGGAAGATGTGCCGGGAGGCCTTGGGAAGATAGCTGACGTACTGGGTGAGAGAAGCATCAACATCGATTATGCATATGCTTTTGTCACAAAGACCGAGAAGGCATTGCTCATACTGAGGGTCAATGATATTGAGGGAGCCATACTTGTCCTGCAGGGAGCGGGCATCAGGCTGGTAGACATGGCGGATGTACAGCAGATATGA
- a CDS encoding DUF2103 domain-containing protein, with product MNAGIPAGPTDKPKSKLGGSHTTIIGERQGKKIVALVSQHPEVKKIIPSVITVRAKGASGGIITGKVQRPDERGNLRLLISYGTSSQELRIVTTVGDVLEGERIMNELNAMLKDG from the coding sequence ATGAATGCCGGTATACCTGCGGGTCCAACAGACAAGCCAAAAAGCAAACTTGGCGGTTCTCATACCACTATAATCGGGGAGCGACAGGGGAAAAAGATCGTCGCTCTGGTAAGCCAGCACCCCGAAGTGAAGAAAATAATTCCCTCAGTTATCACTGTAAGGGCCAAGGGGGCTTCAGGCGGCATTATTACCGGCAAGGTCCAGCGTCCCGACGAACGGGGAAATCTCCGTCTGCTCATATCATACGGCACATCCTCCCAGGAACTGCGTATCGTCACTACAGTAGGTGATGTTCTTGAAGGTGAGCGTATAATGAACGAGCTGAACGCAATGCTTAAGGACGGCTAA
- a CDS encoding methanogenesis marker 12 protein has product MFIGVDHGTTAMRFASAGKDDAGVIRLEVPRQDIAPMSEPEVISLIEEGFGVKSDEIEMIAVTYSMGDSITSIENIDHVQNRGVRSIEGAGKKTGGGSRVFDAVKNSGIPAVVIPGIHDKSRTDPRLNVFSHSTSPEKIGIAYHAFCMGLADFVLSDISSNTVTLGVANGRVIGAIDACIFAPGLVHGPLDVQALRDVDAGKISANEAFTKAGVLKHTPFSDRHELLKAALNGDSEALLALDTIALFAAMEISCMQMLLKDYGSRGEVVLEGSVGEIPRVVEKINAHLGTECHVLDRWSAAIGCAEIARDIAGGRREILGIPVNF; this is encoded by the coding sequence ATGTTTATCGGAGTAGATCATGGTACGACTGCAATGCGTTTTGCATCCGCCGGCAAGGATGATGCCGGCGTGATCAGGCTGGAAGTCCCCAGACAGGACATCGCTCCCATGAGCGAGCCGGAAGTCATATCCCTGATCGAGGAAGGTTTTGGTGTGAAGAGCGATGAGATCGAAATGATCGCTGTCACTTATTCCATGGGTGACAGCATAACATCGATTGAGAACATCGATCACGTCCAGAACCGTGGAGTAAGGAGCATCGAAGGTGCAGGCAAGAAAACAGGCGGTGGAAGCCGCGTGTTCGACGCAGTGAAGAACTCCGGCATTCCTGCTGTAGTCATCCCGGGAATACATGACAAGAGCCGTACAGATCCCCGGCTCAATGTGTTCTCCCACTCCACAAGCCCGGAGAAGATAGGTATCGCCTATCATGCTTTCTGCATGGGACTTGCGGATTTCGTGCTATCGGACATAAGCTCCAATACAGTCACCCTCGGGGTTGCTAATGGCAGGGTCATCGGTGCTATCGATGCCTGTATATTTGCCCCTGGCCTGGTCCATGGGCCTCTGGATGTGCAGGCGCTGAGGGACGTGGATGCCGGAAAGATCAGCGCCAATGAGGCATTCACCAAGGCAGGTGTGCTCAAGCACACGCCTTTCTCTGACAGGCACGAGCTATTAAAAGCCGCGCTCAACGGTGATTCCGAGGCACTTCTTGCGCTGGACACCATTGCTCTGTTCGCAGCTATGGAGATCTCCTGCATGCAGATGCTCTTAAAGGACTACGGTTCCAGAGGGGAAGTGGTCCTGGAAGGCTCCGTAGGTGAGATCCCACGGGTGGTGGAAAAAATAAACGCTCATCTGGGGACAGAATGCCATGTTCTTGACAGGTGGAGCGCTGCGATCGGATGTGCCGAGATCGCGCGGGACATTGCCGGCGGCCGCAGGGAAATACTGGGCATACCTGTGAATTTCTGA
- a CDS encoding thiamine pyrophosphate-dependent enzyme yields MQKTIHTTGLDALYLASIDSCVKRITAVAGFPITAVAEKFIRDNDGTYDFHWFTSEKSAMETALGASVCGCRSLVLVKHVGMNLLADPLITSVTHTIGAGVVILAGDDPAAFGSQNEQDSRWYGKIAEIAVFDPSGPETAYECLIRAFEISEEASAPVIVRVTDRLEKSEGRVLRITPRAGGRGKLFDPSVWKLTMHGKHQLFHLRSQPILTREAEKGSLNRVSTKGSVGVISSGFPSAIVDELLSGDEQWNSVSHLALGVVSPFPYELAASFVRKHERILVTEESEPFIESHTRIFGNVYGKETGHLPYGLLNREHIGFALENLDRAHVTEYTSIQTIAERGPRPICSDCPYMPLYHILRRLDVMIAGDMGCSIRTAPEPLGAVDTGFSLGGAISTACGFTKNGIAVIGDFGLAHSGIIGLINAVDHGSDVLVIVLQNDVAAMTGGQAAPDIKEAVRALVPDLEVFDPDAGARNMGEAAFEELERMIKEKLDLKGVSVIYVKCKCVMY; encoded by the coding sequence ATGCAGAAGACAATACATACTACCGGGCTCGATGCACTGTATCTTGCATCAATTGACAGCTGTGTAAAGAGAATAACAGCTGTTGCCGGTTTTCCAATCACTGCCGTTGCTGAGAAATTTATACGGGATAATGATGGCACCTACGATTTTCACTGGTTCACCAGCGAGAAGTCTGCGATGGAGACCGCCCTGGGAGCATCGGTGTGCGGATGCAGGTCACTCGTGCTTGTCAAGCATGTAGGGATGAACCTTCTGGCAGATCCCCTGATAACCTCGGTCACGCATACTATTGGTGCCGGAGTGGTCATCCTTGCAGGGGACGATCCGGCAGCCTTTGGCTCCCAGAACGAACAGGATTCAAGATGGTACGGGAAGATAGCCGAGATTGCAGTATTCGATCCCTCCGGCCCTGAAACTGCCTATGAGTGCCTCATAAGGGCCTTTGAGATATCTGAGGAGGCAAGCGCACCTGTGATTGTCAGGGTCACCGACAGGCTTGAGAAAAGCGAGGGCCGCGTCCTGAGGATCACTCCCCGTGCAGGCGGCCGGGGAAAGCTCTTTGATCCGTCCGTGTGGAAGCTCACTATGCACGGAAAGCACCAGCTGTTCCACCTGAGATCACAGCCGATCCTTACCAGGGAAGCGGAAAAGGGCTCCCTTAACAGAGTATCGACCAAGGGGAGTGTCGGGGTGATATCCTCGGGTTTCCCATCAGCGATCGTTGACGAACTCCTATCGGGGGATGAGCAATGGAACTCGGTTTCGCATCTCGCGCTTGGTGTCGTGTCACCTTTCCCTTATGAGCTGGCGGCGAGTTTTGTAAGGAAGCATGAAAGGATCCTCGTTACAGAAGAAAGCGAGCCCTTCATAGAATCCCATACCAGGATATTTGGAAATGTGTACGGGAAGGAAACAGGACACCTTCCTTACGGGCTCCTGAACAGGGAACATATAGGTTTTGCCCTGGAGAACCTGGACAGGGCACATGTAACTGAATACACGTCCATCCAGACAATAGCGGAAAGAGGCCCACGGCCAATATGCAGCGATTGCCCCTACATGCCCCTCTACCACATACTGCGCAGGCTCGATGTGATGATCGCAGGGGATATGGGATGCTCCATACGCACGGCACCCGAACCCCTCGGAGCTGTCGACACCGGTTTCTCACTCGGCGGAGCAATATCCACTGCCTGCGGTTTTACTAAAAATGGAATTGCTGTCATCGGGGACTTCGGACTCGCCCACTCAGGGATAATAGGACTCATAAATGCTGTTGACCACGGATCAGACGTACTTGTTATCGTGCTGCAGAATGATGTCGCAGCCATGACAGGAGGGCAGGCGGCGCCGGATATAAAGGAGGCTGTCCGTGCGCTTGTCCCGGACCTTGAAGTGTTCGATCCGGATGCAGGCGCCAGGAACATGGGGGAAGCAGCATTTGAAGAGCTGGAAAGGATGATAAAAGAAAAACTGGACCTCAAAGGCGTTTCAGTGATCTATGTTAAATGCAAATGTGTAATGTACTGA
- the mmp11 gene encoding methanogenesis marker protein 11 gives MKEIVLEDPYTIPYKGIYAVCDKNNGYAEIIEHTNCYGGAAWVKFHYSHSPLVLKARSIGNMIRYLVRTGTSHLELKPSRFAAGIESVIVSGDEVSITYAGLGGGGVGATRCRALANGVLRYECTESGGGRAAKGTIVVPRRERVIIGIDDTDTKEKGATWTLTHNIAKELDCPESIYLSHSLVQLYPVAARTQNCVSTVLEFACTSAAAKEELLQSIRAALIRYSVSKDTGMVVLSDFDAAAVQEYSMKCRSGELSREYALRYAQEHGVEIWIDGNGIIGALAALAWFARPDDSVRPDAMIGDN, from the coding sequence ATGAAAGAGATAGTACTTGAGGATCCATACACCATTCCTTATAAGGGCATATATGCTGTATGCGATAAAAACAACGGGTATGCGGAGATCATCGAGCACACTAACTGCTATGGTGGTGCTGCATGGGTAAAGTTCCATTATTCACATTCACCGCTTGTGCTTAAGGCAAGGTCTATTGGCAACATGATACGCTACCTTGTGAGAACAGGCACATCGCACCTTGAACTGAAACCTTCCCGCTTCGCGGCAGGTATCGAGTCAGTGATTGTCAGCGGTGATGAGGTATCCATAACATATGCAGGCCTTGGAGGTGGCGGAGTCGGTGCCACCAGATGCAGGGCCCTTGCTAACGGAGTGCTGCGTTACGAGTGCACTGAATCAGGAGGAGGCCGTGCAGCAAAGGGCACTATCGTGGTCCCGAGGAGAGAAAGGGTCATTATAGGCATCGATGACACCGACACCAAGGAAAAGGGGGCTACCTGGACCCTGACCCATAATATAGCTAAAGAGCTCGACTGCCCGGAATCAATCTACCTGTCACACTCCCTTGTACAGCTCTACCCCGTGGCGGCCAGGACACAGAACTGCGTTTCCACTGTGCTGGAATTTGCCTGCACCAGTGCGGCTGCCAAGGAGGAACTGCTCCAAAGCATCAGGGCGGCACTCATAAGATACAGCGTCTCAAAAGACACAGGCATGGTCGTGCTTTCTGATTTCGATGCTGCAGCAGTGCAGGAGTACAGCATGAAATGCCGTTCAGGAGAGCTTAGCAGGGAATATGCACTCCGGTACGCACAGGAACATGGTGTCGAGATATGGATAGACGGCAACGGCATAATTGGCGCGCTGGCTGCGCTGGCATGGTTTGCCCGTCCCGATGATTCTGTCCGGCCTGACGCCATGATCGGCGATAACTGA
- a CDS encoding glutamate--tRNA ligase, which translates to MTLTEDDKKTVEKYALQNAVKYGQAPQIAAVMGRVMGECPHLRNKAKEVTPFIQEILGEVTKGSPEQWQARLEQIAPELIEELCTRKEPEKGLKPLEKAECGKVVMRFAPNPNGPPTLGSTRGIVVNSEYVKKYNGKLILRFDDTDTQTKRPMLEAYDWYREDCNWLGARPDEIIIASDRIPIYYEHARKLIEGGHAYVCFCESEAFKALKDAKEACPHRNTPAKENLEHWDKMLSGAYPEKSAVLRIKTDIRHKDPALRDFGAFRILRMPHPRPEVGDRYIVWPLLDFEGAIEDHVLGTTHIIRGKDLMDSEKRQTYIYKYLGWDYPITTHWGRVKMHEFGKFSTSGLRRAIEEGEYNGWDDPRLPTVRAIRRRGIQPEAVRKFMLDMGVGETDISISLDTLYAENRKLVEPKANRYFFVWDPVELEITGAEPCTANPPLHPTEDRGCREIDVGTKVLVCREDAGKFAAGSKVRLKDLYNVEITSMEPFQARYIDDTIGSAKKEKMKIIHWAPVNGVPVRVLSPDGEFTGIGEKQIAAELDKVVQFERFGFCRIDSAGSEIVAYYTHK; encoded by the coding sequence ATGACACTAACCGAGGACGACAAAAAGACCGTTGAGAAGTATGCCCTTCAGAACGCTGTGAAATATGGCCAGGCTCCACAGATAGCCGCCGTTATGGGCCGTGTTATGGGCGAGTGCCCCCACCTGCGTAACAAGGCAAAGGAAGTGACCCCTTTCATCCAGGAGATACTTGGAGAGGTCACAAAAGGCAGTCCTGAACAGTGGCAGGCCCGCCTTGAGCAGATAGCTCCGGAGCTTATAGAAGAGCTCTGTACCAGAAAGGAACCTGAGAAGGGGCTCAAGCCTCTGGAAAAGGCTGAATGCGGAAAGGTCGTTATGCGCTTTGCGCCAAATCCTAATGGTCCTCCCACCCTTGGAAGTACCCGGGGCATAGTGGTGAACTCCGAGTATGTGAAGAAGTATAACGGCAAGCTGATACTCCGTTTCGATGATACTGATACACAGACCAAGCGTCCCATGCTGGAGGCTTATGACTGGTACAGAGAGGACTGTAACTGGCTCGGCGCCAGGCCGGATGAGATCATCATCGCTTCCGACAGGATCCCCATCTATTACGAACATGCGAGAAAGCTCATTGAGGGCGGGCATGCCTATGTCTGCTTCTGTGAAAGTGAGGCATTCAAAGCTCTCAAGGACGCAAAGGAGGCATGTCCCCACAGGAACACACCTGCGAAGGAGAACCTGGAGCACTGGGACAAGATGCTCTCGGGAGCTTATCCTGAGAAATCCGCTGTACTGCGCATCAAGACAGATATCAGGCACAAGGACCCGGCTTTGCGTGATTTCGGGGCTTTCAGGATATTGAGGATGCCACATCCCCGTCCGGAAGTCGGGGACAGGTATATTGTATGGCCTCTCCTTGATTTTGAGGGCGCCATCGAGGATCATGTCCTGGGCACGACGCATATCATCAGGGGTAAGGACCTGATGGACAGCGAGAAACGTCAGACCTATATTTATAAATATCTCGGCTGGGACTATCCCATAACGACACACTGGGGCCGCGTGAAGATGCATGAGTTCGGTAAGTTCAGTACCAGCGGCCTCCGCCGGGCCATAGAGGAAGGAGAGTACAACGGCTGGGACGATCCGCGCCTGCCCACGGTGCGTGCCATAAGGAGGCGTGGTATCCAGCCTGAAGCTGTCCGCAAGTTCATGCTCGATATGGGTGTCGGTGAAACAGATATCAGTATCAGTCTTGACACACTTTATGCAGAGAACAGGAAACTCGTGGAGCCAAAGGCCAACAGGTACTTCTTCGTATGGGACCCCGTGGAGCTTGAGATCACAGGTGCAGAGCCGTGTACTGCAAACCCGCCGCTGCATCCCACAGAAGACCGCGGCTGCCGTGAGATCGATGTAGGCACTAAGGTTCTGGTCTGCAGGGAAGACGCCGGGAAGTTTGCAGCCGGCTCCAAGGTCAGGCTCAAGGATCTCTACAACGTGGAGATCACTTCCATGGAGCCTTTCCAGGCACGCTATATTGACGATACCATCGGGTCCGCGAAGAAGGAGAAGATGAAGATCATCCACTGGGCTCCTGTCAACGGTGTCCCTGTAAGAGTACTCTCCCCGGACGGCGAGTTCACAGGCATTGGTGAGAAACAGATTGCCGCTGAGCTGGACAAGGTTGTCCAGTTCGAGAGGTTCGGGTTCTGCCGTATCGATTCGGCAGGCAGCGAGATAGTGGCTTACTATACGCACAAGTGA
- a CDS encoding fumarylacetoacetate hydrolase family protein yields the protein MFGRFRYLDDIFYGEVNNGIVTSHDGDGKTYELDELETLPPSSPTKIVCIGLNYHDHAAEFGLQVPDEPILFIKPPSSILGHEGRILYPRSSQRVDYEAELAVIIGKKCKSIKYDRAYDVIAGFTCFNDVTARDLQRKDGQWTRAKSFDTFAPVGPFIIPAAKFDPDNASIKARVNGQTRQDSNTSNLIFDVPYLIEFISGIMTLEVGDIIATGTPPGVGELHPGDTVEIEIEGIGTLRNEVV from the coding sequence ATGTTTGGACGCTTCAGATATCTTGACGACATCTTCTACGGAGAGGTAAATAACGGCATTGTCACTTCCCACGATGGTGACGGGAAGACCTATGAACTGGATGAACTGGAAACCCTTCCGCCCAGCAGTCCTACGAAGATCGTGTGCATAGGACTGAACTATCACGATCATGCCGCGGAGTTCGGCCTGCAGGTCCCGGATGAGCCCATACTTTTCATAAAGCCACCCTCGTCCATCCTGGGCCATGAGGGAAGGATCCTGTATCCCAGAAGCAGCCAGAGAGTGGATTACGAAGCAGAGCTTGCAGTGATAATCGGCAAGAAGTGCAAGAGCATTAAATACGACAGGGCCTATGATGTGATCGCGGGCTTCACATGCTTCAATGACGTCACCGCCCGTGACCTCCAGAGAAAGGATGGACAGTGGACAAGGGCCAAGAGCTTTGATACCTTTGCTCCGGTAGGTCCCTTCATCATACCGGCAGCCAAATTCGATCCGGATAATGCCTCCATTAAAGCCAGGGTCAATGGCCAGACAAGACAGGATTCAAATACTTCCAATCTCATTTTCGATGTGCCATACCTGATAGAGTTCATATCGGGCATAATGACCCTTGAGGTTGGGGATATCATAGCCACCGGCACTCCGCCGGGGGTAGGGGAGCTTCACCCGGGTGACACTGTGGAGATCGAGATAGAAGGGATCGGAACGTTAAGGAACGAGGTTGTATAA